One Streptomyces fagopyri DNA window includes the following coding sequences:
- a CDS encoding glycoside hydrolase family 15 protein: MHPRIEDYALIGDEQTAALVGRDGSIDWLCVPRFDSAACFAAMLGDENNGHWRIAPKGAGPCTRRAYRPDSLVLDSEWETEDGAVRVTDFMPQRDKAPDLIRIVEGLSGRVTVQSTLRLRFDYGSVVPWMRKSDGHRVAVAGPDSVWLRSEPEVRTWGKDFRTLSEFTVEAGEKVAFVLTWHPSHWSRPPLIDPFEALRCSVADWQAWAARCRYDGPYRDVVVRSLITLKALTYAPTGGIVAAPTTSLPEELGGVRNWDYRYCWLRDSTLTLGALLAAGYHEEAEAWRDWLLRAVAGDPADLQIMYGLSGERRLPEFELPWLRGFAGSYPVRIGNEAVKQLQLDVYGEVIDSLELARRSGLPSKPHMWRLQCALMDFLRTAWRQPDEGIWEVRGPRRHFVYSKVMAWVAADRAVRTLEADPGLTGDLDGWREMRDEVHKEVCERGFDAERNTFTQSYGSRELDASLLLIPRAGFLPPDDPRVVGTIDAVRAELERDGFLLRRYSEEGTDVDGLPGGEGAFLVCSFWLADALEMTGRTREARELFERLIGLANDVGLLAEEYDPVGRRQLGNFPQAFSHLGLVGTAFNLFGGESTKTTGGAGQAE; this comes from the coding sequence GTGCACCCACGTATCGAGGACTACGCGCTCATCGGGGACGAACAGACGGCCGCACTGGTGGGCCGGGACGGGTCGATCGACTGGCTATGCGTGCCACGGTTCGACTCGGCCGCCTGTTTCGCCGCGATGCTCGGCGACGAGAACAACGGCCACTGGCGGATCGCACCCAAGGGGGCGGGCCCCTGTACCCGGCGCGCGTACCGGCCGGACTCCCTGGTGCTCGACTCGGAATGGGAGACGGAGGACGGCGCGGTCCGGGTGACCGACTTCATGCCACAGCGCGACAAGGCGCCCGACCTCATCCGCATCGTGGAGGGCCTCAGCGGCCGCGTCACGGTGCAGAGCACCCTGCGGCTGCGCTTCGACTACGGCTCCGTCGTACCGTGGATGCGCAAGTCGGACGGCCACCGGGTGGCGGTCGCGGGCCCGGACTCGGTGTGGCTGCGCAGCGAACCCGAGGTACGGACCTGGGGCAAGGACTTCCGTACGCTCTCGGAGTTCACCGTGGAGGCGGGCGAGAAGGTCGCCTTCGTACTGACCTGGCATCCCTCGCACTGGTCGCGCCCGCCGCTCATCGACCCGTTCGAGGCGCTGCGGTGCAGCGTCGCCGACTGGCAGGCGTGGGCCGCGCGCTGCCGCTACGACGGCCCGTACCGGGACGTCGTGGTCCGCTCCCTGATCACCCTCAAGGCCCTCACCTACGCGCCGACGGGCGGCATCGTGGCGGCCCCCACCACCTCCCTCCCGGAGGAACTGGGCGGCGTCCGCAACTGGGACTACCGCTACTGCTGGCTGCGCGACTCCACGCTCACCCTCGGCGCGCTGCTCGCGGCCGGGTACCACGAGGAGGCCGAGGCCTGGCGCGACTGGCTGCTGCGCGCGGTCGCGGGCGACCCGGCCGACCTGCAGATCATGTACGGGCTCTCCGGCGAACGCCGGCTGCCCGAGTTCGAGCTGCCGTGGCTGCGCGGCTTCGCCGGTTCGTACCCGGTCCGGATCGGCAACGAGGCGGTGAAGCAGCTGCAACTGGACGTGTACGGCGAGGTCATCGACTCGCTCGAACTGGCCCGGCGTTCGGGCCTGCCGTCCAAACCGCACATGTGGCGGCTGCAGTGCGCGCTGATGGACTTCCTGCGGACCGCCTGGCGGCAGCCCGACGAGGGGATCTGGGAGGTGCGCGGCCCCCGCCGGCACTTCGTGTACTCGAAGGTGATGGCCTGGGTAGCCGCCGACCGCGCCGTACGCACCCTGGAGGCGGACCCGGGGCTCACCGGCGACCTGGACGGCTGGCGCGAGATGCGCGACGAGGTGCACAAGGAGGTGTGCGAGCGCGGGTTCGACGCCGAGCGGAACACCTTCACGCAGTCGTACGGTTCACGCGAGCTGGACGCGTCGCTGCTGCTCATCCCGCGCGCCGGTTTCCTGCCGCCGGACGATCCGAGGGTCGTCGGCACCATCGACGCGGTCCGCGCGGAACTCGAACGCGACGGCTTCCTGCTGCGCCGCTACAGCGAGGAGGGCACGGACGTCGACGGCCTGCCGGGCGGCGAGGGCGCCTTCCTCGTCTGTTCGTTCTGGCTCGCCGACGCACTGGAGATGACGGGCCGTACGCGCGAGGCCCGCGAGCTGTTCGAGCGGCTGATCGGGCTCGCCAACGACGTGGGGCTGCTCGCCGAGGAGTACGACCCCGTGGGGCGCCGCCAGCTCGGCAACTTCCCGCAGGCCTTCAGCCACCTCGGCCTGGTGGGTACCGCGTTCAACCTGTTCGGGGGCGAGAGCACAAAGACGACGGGAGGGGCCGGACAGGCGGAATGA
- a CDS encoding SURF1 family cytochrome oxidase biogenesis protein, giving the protein MYRFLLSRQWVILTLVALALIPTMIKLGFWQLHRHEHKVALNAVISASLSAKPVPAESLTAPGKVVAHDDLYRRVTAEGTYDTAHEVVVRRRTNADGEVGFHVLTPFDLDDGRVLMVNRGWIPANGAQTAFPKIPAPAKGEVTVTGRLMPDETSGASGIKNVAGLPDRQVMLISSGQQAKSLGKRVLGGYIEQTAPASKGDSPELLPDPEHNDIGPHMAYAIQWWLFSAGVPVGWVVLVRRERRDRATAATAETAPEPAPAAV; this is encoded by the coding sequence GTGTACCGCTTCCTGTTGTCCCGGCAGTGGGTGATTCTCACCCTCGTGGCCCTCGCCCTCATCCCGACGATGATCAAGCTGGGCTTCTGGCAGCTGCACCGGCACGAGCACAAGGTCGCGCTGAACGCGGTGATCTCCGCCTCGCTGTCCGCGAAGCCCGTGCCGGCCGAGTCGCTCACCGCGCCGGGGAAGGTAGTCGCGCACGACGACCTGTACCGCCGGGTGACCGCCGAGGGGACCTACGACACCGCGCACGAGGTCGTCGTACGGCGCCGTACCAACGCCGACGGCGAGGTCGGCTTCCACGTCCTGACCCCCTTCGACCTGGACGACGGCCGGGTACTGATGGTCAACCGCGGCTGGATCCCGGCGAACGGCGCGCAGACCGCGTTCCCGAAAATCCCGGCGCCCGCGAAGGGCGAGGTCACCGTCACCGGACGGCTGATGCCGGACGAGACGAGCGGCGCCAGCGGAATCAAGAACGTCGCGGGGCTGCCCGACCGTCAGGTCATGCTGATCAGCAGCGGGCAGCAGGCGAAGAGCCTCGGCAAGCGGGTCCTGGGCGGATACATCGAGCAGACCGCACCCGCCTCCAAGGGGGACTCGCCCGAACTGCTCCCTGACCCCGAGCACAACGACATCGGCCCGCACATGGCGTACGCGATCCAGTGGTGGCTCTTCTCCGCGGGCGTCCCGGTGGGCTGGGTGGTCCTGGTCCGCCGCGAGCGCCGTGACCGCGCGACGGCCGCCACCGCCGAGACGGCCCCGGAACCGGCCCCGGCCGCCGTGTAG
- a CDS encoding DEDDh family exonuclease: MLEDLTTAASPAPWPAAYPQGYAVVDVETTGLARDDRIISAAVYRLDARGEVEDHWYTTVNPERDPGPVWIHGLTSDVLEGAPLFPDIAEEFADRLAGRVLVAHNAVFDWSMIAREYARAEREAPVRQRLCTIALSKELRLPLPNHKLESLAAHFGVVQQRAHHALDDARVLAEAFRPSLRAAAREGIRLPLLECRPLKEWSESPAGPRIGRQSGGYGSGSSGGGYGGGGGGGYPSGSWRPSRKRPACPYPNPGRYETGEPLKQGMRVAFSGDTSVDRELLEDRAVEAGLHVATSLSRLTSLLVTNDPDSSTSKVVKARQFGTPVIDEAAFGQLLRDVEPAPGK; this comes from the coding sequence GGCCTGGCCCGGGACGACCGGATAATCTCGGCCGCCGTCTACCGGCTGGACGCGCGCGGCGAGGTCGAGGACCACTGGTACACGACGGTCAACCCGGAGCGGGACCCGGGCCCGGTGTGGATCCACGGTCTGACGAGCGACGTGCTCGAAGGCGCCCCGCTCTTCCCGGACATCGCCGAGGAGTTCGCCGACCGGCTCGCCGGCCGCGTCCTCGTCGCGCACAACGCCGTCTTCGACTGGTCGATGATCGCGCGGGAGTACGCGCGCGCCGAGCGTGAGGCGCCGGTGCGTCAGCGGCTGTGCACCATCGCGCTCTCCAAGGAGCTGCGCCTTCCGCTGCCCAACCACAAGCTGGAGTCGCTGGCCGCGCACTTCGGTGTCGTGCAGCAGCGCGCGCACCACGCGCTGGACGACGCGCGGGTGCTGGCGGAGGCGTTCCGGCCGAGCCTGCGGGCGGCCGCCCGCGAGGGGATCCGGCTGCCGTTGCTGGAGTGCCGGCCGCTCAAGGAGTGGTCGGAGAGCCCCGCGGGGCCCCGCATCGGGCGGCAGTCCGGCGGGTACGGCAGCGGGTCCTCCGGGGGCGGGTACGGGGGCGGCGGCGGGGGCGGCTATCCGTCGGGGAGTTGGCGCCCCTCACGCAAACGTCCCGCATGCCCCTATCCCAACCCAGGGCGTTACGAAACGGGTGAACCGCTCAAGCAGGGCATGCGGGTGGCGTTCTCCGGGGACACGTCGGTCGACCGCGAGCTGCTGGAGGACCGCGCCGTAGAGGCCGGCCTGCACGTGGCGACGAGCCTGTCCCGGCTGACCAGCCTGCTCGTCACGAACGATCCGGACTCCAGCACGTCCAAGGTGGTCAAGGCCAGACAGTTCGGCACGCCGGTGATCGACGAGGCCGCGTTCGGACAGCTGCTGCGGGACGTGGAACCGGCACCGGGGAAGTGA